A genomic region of Ursus arctos isolate Adak ecotype North America unplaced genomic scaffold, UrsArc2.0 scaffold_8, whole genome shotgun sequence contains the following coding sequences:
- the NAT8 gene encoding N-acetyltransferase 8 isoform X2 gives MAPYHIRKYRESDRTQVVDVFSQAFEEFPPLTFRHILKLPRTLVLLLGVPFALFLVSGSWLLALVASLTLLTALRFLSKCPWTEFRVVSLRTDMSDITKFYLSEPGSCFWVAEAEGQVVGMVGVLPVEERPLRKERLELFHLCVALEHRGQGIAKALVRTVLQFARDQGYSQVILSTSVLQHSALALYQRMGFQESHQFFFRPSWRLADIPSVVFVYHLPSAQASQAQE, from the coding sequence ATGGCTCCTTACCACATCCGCAAATACCGGGAGAGCGACCGCACACAGGTCGTGGACGTGTTCTCCCAGGCATTTGAAGAGTTCCCCCCCCTCACCTTCCGTCACATCCTGAAGCTGCCCCGAACCCTGGTGCTCTTGCTTGGGGTGCCCTTCGCCCTCTTCCTGgtctctggctcctggctcctggccCTTGTAGCCAGCCTCACCCTCCTCACTGCTCTGAGATTCCTCTCCAAATGCCCCTGGACTGAGTTTAGAGTCGTATCCTTGCGCACAGACATGTCCGACATCACGAAGTTCTACTTGAGCGAGCCCGGCTCCTGCTTCTGGGTGGCCGAGGCTGAGGGGCAGGTGGTGGGCATGGTGGGTGTGCTGCCCGTGGAGGAGCGCCCCCTGCGTAAGGAGCGGTTGGAGCTGTTTCACCTGTGCGTGGCCTTGGAGCACCGAGGTCAGGGGATAGCCAAAGCCCTGGTCAGGACCGTCCTCCAGTTCGCGCGTGACCAGGGCTACAGCCAAGTCATCCTCAGCACCAGCGTGTTGCAGCACTCGGCCTTGGCCCTCTACCAGCGCATGGGCTTCCAGGAGAGTCACCAGTTCTTCTTCCGCCCGAGCTGGAGGCTGGCTGATATTCCTTCGGTCGTGTTTGTCTAccacctgccctctgctcaggccTCTCAGGCACAGGAGTAG
- the NAT8 gene encoding N-acetyltransferase 8 isoform X1, giving the protein MTAQGLLGRCAGTPHSLSLVDFEVQAKQNSMAPYHIRKYRESDRTQVVDVFSQAFEEFPPLTFRHILKLPRTLVLLLGVPFALFLVSGSWLLALVASLTLLTALRFLSKCPWTEFRVVSLRTDMSDITKFYLSEPGSCFWVAEAEGQVVGMVGVLPVEERPLRKERLELFHLCVALEHRGQGIAKALVRTVLQFARDQGYSQVILSTSVLQHSALALYQRMGFQESHQFFFRPSWRLADIPSVVFVYHLPSAQASQAQE; this is encoded by the exons ATGACAGCACAAG gGCTGCTGGGAAGGTGTGCAGGGACACCTCATTCACTCTCTCTTGTGGACTTTGAGGTTCAGGCAAAGCAGAACTCCATGGCTCCTTACCACATCCGCAAATACCGGGAGAGCGACCGCACACAGGTCGTGGACGTGTTCTCCCAGGCATTTGAAGAGTTCCCCCCCCTCACCTTCCGTCACATCCTGAAGCTGCCCCGAACCCTGGTGCTCTTGCTTGGGGTGCCCTTCGCCCTCTTCCTGgtctctggctcctggctcctggccCTTGTAGCCAGCCTCACCCTCCTCACTGCTCTGAGATTCCTCTCCAAATGCCCCTGGACTGAGTTTAGAGTCGTATCCTTGCGCACAGACATGTCCGACATCACGAAGTTCTACTTGAGCGAGCCCGGCTCCTGCTTCTGGGTGGCCGAGGCTGAGGGGCAGGTGGTGGGCATGGTGGGTGTGCTGCCCGTGGAGGAGCGCCCCCTGCGTAAGGAGCGGTTGGAGCTGTTTCACCTGTGCGTGGCCTTGGAGCACCGAGGTCAGGGGATAGCCAAAGCCCTGGTCAGGACCGTCCTCCAGTTCGCGCGTGACCAGGGCTACAGCCAAGTCATCCTCAGCACCAGCGTGTTGCAGCACTCGGCCTTGGCCCTCTACCAGCGCATGGGCTTCCAGGAGAGTCACCAGTTCTTCTTCCGCCCGAGCTGGAGGCTGGCTGATATTCCTTCGGTCGTGTTTGTCTAccacctgccctctgctcaggccTCTCAGGCACAGGAGTAG